The Nitrospira sp. genome has a window encoding:
- a CDS encoding PilZ domain-containing protein, with the protein MEHRQHPRFPVQFRSSFSSANIVSGDGNLTDLSIRGCCVFSATAVKPGTTLQLRVNVSDDQPPIQVTQAVVRWCRDRSFGLEFASLTPDEWARLQHVVKELELEPYQRAGSSEEAV; encoded by the coding sequence GTGGAACATCGGCAACATCCTCGCTTTCCTGTCCAGTTTCGCAGCTCTTTCAGCTCCGCCAACATTGTTTCCGGTGACGGCAACCTGACCGATCTCTCCATCCGAGGCTGCTGTGTGTTCAGCGCAACCGCGGTGAAGCCCGGTACCACGTTGCAGCTGCGTGTTAACGTATCGGACGATCAGCCACCGATTCAGGTCACGCAAGCGGTAGTCCGGTGGTGCCGTGATCGCAGCTTCGGGTTGGAGTTTGCCAGTTTGACGCCGGATGAATGGGCGCGACTCCAACATGTGGTCAAAGAGCTCGAGCTGGAGCCCTATCAGCGTGCCGGTTCATCGGAGGAGGCCGTCTGA
- a CDS encoding RtcB family protein: MMKLNTAMKVNRITDEVWEIPVTEKSGMLVPARIYGTESILRAMDTGVFEQVTNVACLPGIRRYALCMPDGHWGYGFPIGGVAAFDVRSGIISPGGVGYDVNCGMRLIRTDLTLAEVQPKLEQLMTELFRRVPAGVGASGFVSMDRVSFDRVMTKGARWCIEQGYGWHRDLERMEQGGCLPGADPDKVSDHAVTRGMNQLGTLGSGNHYLEVQVVSNDRIFDRETAAAFGITGQDQIVIMVHCGSRGFGHQVASDYLKVFEKAMRRYGITVKDQQLACAPFLSEEGQDYFAAMNCAANTAFANRQVITHQIREAFAAVFGRSGEELGMELVYDVAHNIAKVERYPEGELVVHRKGATRALGPGSPDLPACYRSIGQPVICGGSMETGSYLLVGTTRASEETFGSTMHGSGRTMSRTQAKKSIRGEQLQQQMKQRGILVKAVSMSGLAEEAGFAYKNISEVVESVERAGITKKVAELRPIGNIKG; encoded by the coding sequence ATGATGAAGTTAAATACTGCGATGAAGGTGAATCGGATTACGGACGAGGTGTGGGAGATCCCCGTTACGGAGAAATCCGGCATGCTGGTGCCGGCCCGCATCTATGGAACCGAGTCCATTCTCCGGGCCATGGATACCGGTGTGTTCGAACAGGTGACGAACGTGGCCTGCCTCCCCGGCATCCGCCGCTATGCGCTCTGCATGCCCGACGGCCATTGGGGCTATGGGTTTCCGATCGGCGGCGTGGCCGCGTTCGATGTGCGGTCGGGCATTATTTCTCCCGGCGGGGTGGGATACGACGTCAACTGCGGGATGCGGTTGATTCGGACGGACCTTACGCTGGCGGAGGTGCAGCCTAAACTCGAGCAGCTGATGACCGAACTCTTTCGACGCGTCCCGGCAGGTGTCGGGGCGAGCGGCTTTGTGTCGATGGATCGGGTGTCCTTCGATCGAGTGATGACCAAAGGAGCTCGATGGTGTATCGAGCAAGGCTATGGATGGCATCGCGACTTGGAGCGGATGGAGCAGGGCGGATGTCTGCCAGGCGCCGATCCCGACAAAGTCAGCGACCACGCGGTGACGCGGGGAATGAACCAACTGGGGACGCTGGGCTCGGGCAATCATTACCTTGAAGTGCAAGTGGTGTCGAACGACCGGATCTTCGACCGGGAGACGGCGGCCGCCTTCGGCATTACCGGGCAGGACCAGATTGTCATCATGGTGCATTGCGGGTCGCGCGGCTTCGGCCATCAGGTGGCCAGCGACTATCTCAAAGTCTTCGAGAAGGCCATGCGGCGATACGGAATTACGGTGAAGGATCAGCAGTTGGCTTGCGCGCCGTTTCTCTCCGAGGAAGGCCAGGACTATTTCGCCGCAATGAACTGCGCCGCCAATACGGCGTTTGCCAACCGGCAAGTCATCACGCATCAGATTCGCGAGGCCTTTGCCGCGGTTTTCGGCCGGTCGGGAGAAGAGCTGGGTATGGAGCTGGTCTATGATGTGGCGCACAACATCGCCAAGGTCGAGCGGTACCCCGAGGGCGAGTTGGTCGTGCACCGAAAAGGGGCGACGCGTGCGCTTGGCCCGGGCAGTCCTGACTTGCCGGCCTGCTACCGATCGATCGGCCAGCCGGTGATCTGCGGCGGCTCGATGGAAACCGGTTCCTATCTGCTGGTGGGCACGACGAGGGCTTCGGAAGAGACGTTCGGTTCGACCATGCATGGCTCCGGACGCACGATGTCGAGGACGCAGGCCAAGAAATCGATTCGCGGCGAGCAGCTCCAGCAGCAGATGAAGCAGCGGGGGATTCTCGTGAAGGCGGTGTCGATGTCCGGGCTCGCGGAAGAGGCCGGATTCGCCTACAAAAACATATCGGAGGTAGTGGAGTCGGTTGAGCGTGCGGGAATTACAAAAAAGGTAGCGGAACTCCGACCTATTGGCAATATTAAGGGGTAG
- a CDS encoding archease: MPASFQFLEDVALADLAFDAEGDSVQEVFEAASNAVMEAMADPATVGATWERRIEHAESDLAELLFDWLSDFVYWKDAAGVVFSRTSISLTREGGQWKLDGTLVGEPVNQATQVLRNDVKGVTKHLYRLHQENGRWRVRVVLDV; encoded by the coding sequence ATGCCGGCTTCCTTCCAATTTCTTGAGGACGTGGCCCTGGCGGATCTGGCCTTCGATGCCGAGGGCGATTCCGTTCAGGAGGTCTTTGAAGCTGCCTCAAACGCGGTGATGGAGGCGATGGCCGATCCCGCGACGGTCGGTGCGACCTGGGAGCGCCGCATCGAACATGCGGAGAGCGATCTCGCCGAGCTGCTGTTCGATTGGCTCTCCGATTTCGTCTATTGGAAGGATGCGGCGGGCGTTGTGTTCAGTCGCACTTCGATATCGCTGACCCGTGAAGGCGGCCAATGGAAGCTCGATGGGACGCTGGTCGGCGAGCCGGTGAATCAGGCCACGCAAGTGTTGCGCAACGATGTGAAGGGCGTGACGAAACATTTGTATCGGCTGCATCAAGAGAACGGTCGGTGGCGCGTGAGAGTGGTCCTCGACGTATGA
- a CDS encoding tetratricopeptide repeat protein: MNRSNRRRQESRQAKTGSTSDSFAVHTLLDQGKRHHQAGQLAEAERNYQLALNRAPGHPEALHLLGLLAYRVGSYEQAIELITRAIEGTPTSPLYWFNLGVVTQRAGKSEEAIRAYERAITLNPKYVDALINLGNVLKDLQRLDAAVETYRKALTLNPAHADTHNNLGVALKEQNALRDAIASYREAIRLKPAHFEAWNNLGLALMETGAIDDALASFQQALTIVPDSSKTLYNLGIAAMWNGDHAGAMARFSQVAKAKHDHNGPIQETTLFRSRLKHDAEQTRLLIERGRLDASHRSYIDALERLEITLAAAFPTRNRCPVDPAALAAIAPSFNRFLYRAPCERLVNGALNPQLDVRAIEARYLGQLPEVTFIDQLLKPEALAALRTFCLESTIWKKDYENGYLGAFLGDGFATPLLLQIAEELRRALPGIFKDHRLTQAWAFKQDSARRGLSIHADAAAVNVNFWITPDEANLDPEKGGLVVYSKEAPADWNFAAYNSEQNKPKILEWLAQAGARTIRVPYRANRALVFNSDLFHETDDVTFRDDYLSRRINITLLYGYRHQA, from the coding sequence ATGAATCGATCGAACCGCCGCCGACAGGAATCGCGTCAAGCCAAGACCGGCTCCACGTCCGATAGTTTCGCCGTTCACACGCTGCTCGACCAAGGGAAACGCCATCACCAGGCAGGCCAGCTGGCTGAGGCCGAACGAAACTATCAGCTGGCGCTGAATAGGGCGCCCGGCCACCCCGAAGCGCTGCACCTCTTGGGACTGTTAGCGTATCGCGTCGGCAGCTACGAGCAAGCCATCGAGCTCATCACCCGCGCCATCGAGGGCACACCCACTTCCCCGTTGTACTGGTTCAACCTGGGCGTCGTCACCCAGCGTGCGGGAAAATCCGAAGAGGCCATCCGTGCCTATGAGCGGGCCATCACCCTCAATCCCAAATACGTCGACGCCCTCATCAATCTCGGCAACGTCCTGAAAGACCTGCAGCGCCTTGACGCCGCAGTCGAAACCTATCGCAAAGCCCTGACCCTGAACCCGGCCCACGCCGACACCCACAACAACCTCGGCGTCGCACTCAAAGAACAGAATGCCCTCCGGGATGCGATCGCCTCCTATCGCGAAGCCATCCGGCTGAAACCCGCGCACTTCGAAGCCTGGAACAACCTCGGCCTGGCGCTGATGGAAACCGGCGCAATCGATGACGCCCTCGCCTCATTCCAGCAGGCCTTGACCATCGTGCCGGATTCATCGAAGACACTCTACAACCTGGGAATCGCGGCGATGTGGAACGGCGACCATGCCGGCGCCATGGCCCGCTTCTCCCAAGTGGCTAAGGCGAAGCACGATCACAACGGTCCGATTCAAGAGACCACGCTCTTCCGGTCGCGGCTGAAGCATGACGCCGAACAAACCCGACTGCTCATCGAGCGGGGCCGCCTCGATGCCTCGCACCGGAGTTATATCGATGCGCTGGAGCGATTGGAAATTACGCTGGCCGCGGCCTTCCCGACACGCAACCGATGTCCCGTCGATCCGGCTGCGCTCGCGGCGATTGCGCCCTCCTTCAATCGATTCCTCTATCGCGCCCCCTGCGAACGGCTGGTGAATGGCGCCTTGAATCCGCAGCTCGATGTCCGGGCGATCGAAGCGCGCTACCTGGGACAGCTGCCGGAAGTCACATTCATCGATCAACTGCTCAAGCCGGAGGCCCTGGCAGCCCTACGCACCTTTTGCTTGGAATCCACAATCTGGAAAAAGGACTACGAGAACGGCTACCTCGGGGCGTTTCTCGGCGATGGATTCGCCACGCCGCTCCTCTTGCAAATTGCCGAAGAACTCCGTCGCGCGCTTCCCGGCATCTTCAAAGATCATCGACTGACGCAGGCCTGGGCCTTCAAGCAGGATAGCGCCAGGCGCGGCCTCTCCATCCATGCCGACGCCGCAGCCGTCAATGTGAACTTTTGGATTACACCGGATGAGGCGAACCTGGATCCTGAGAAAGGCGGGCTCGTGGTGTACAGCAAAGAAGCGCCGGCGGATTGGAACTTCGCGGCCTATAACAGCGAGCAGAACAAACCGAAGATTCTCGAATGGCTCGCACAAGCCGGCGCCCGGACGATCCGGGTGCCCTATCGTGCCAACCGTGCGCTGGTCTTTAACTCCGACCTCTTTCACGAAACCGATGATGTAACCTTCCGCGACGACTACCTCAGCCGGCGCATCAACATTACGCTGCTTTACGGCTATCGCCATCAGGCCTAA
- a CDS encoding Xaa-Pro peptidase family protein, producing the protein MKRTTAAQPDVATLFIAASELDSNLYYATRFVAPDPFIYMEVKGERLLVMSDLEMDRAKSQASVDRVLSYSELEKKAKSNGTKEPSTVDIVHVILREAKVRQLLVPANFPFIHATRLQELGYSMKPKRDPFYERRVVKTADEVRCIEAAQRATEEAVAAAHATLKQATIRGGELWLDGEVLTSERIKKLINVKLMERDCVAQHTIVAGGEQACDPHHEGTGPLPANRSIIFDVFPRSANSRYFADMSRTVIRGAASPELKRLYQTVKDAQEEAITKVKDGADGMKIHQGICDRFEKAGYKTGLVDGRMQGYFHGTGHGVGLDIHEAPRISRTGSLLQEGHVVTVEPGLYYPGLGAVRIEDMVLVTSDGCRNLTDFPKVFELG; encoded by the coding sequence ATGAAACGAACTACGGCCGCACAACCTGACGTTGCGACGCTTTTTATCGCCGCCAGCGAACTTGATTCGAATCTCTATTATGCGACGCGGTTTGTCGCGCCGGACCCCTTCATCTATATGGAGGTGAAGGGCGAGCGGCTGCTGGTCATGAGCGATCTTGAAATGGATCGAGCCAAGTCGCAGGCGTCGGTGGATCGGGTGTTGTCATATTCCGAACTGGAAAAGAAGGCGAAGTCGAACGGGACCAAGGAACCGAGCACGGTCGATATCGTCCATGTGATCCTTCGGGAAGCCAAAGTCCGGCAGTTGCTGGTTCCCGCTAATTTCCCTTTTATCCACGCCACGCGGCTTCAAGAGCTGGGTTACAGTATGAAGCCGAAGCGCGATCCCTTCTATGAGCGGCGCGTGGTGAAGACCGCCGACGAGGTGCGATGCATCGAAGCGGCGCAGCGCGCAACGGAAGAAGCGGTGGCGGCGGCCCATGCGACACTCAAACAGGCAACCATTCGCGGCGGCGAGCTGTGGCTGGACGGGGAGGTACTGACCTCCGAACGCATTAAGAAGCTGATCAACGTGAAGTTGATGGAGCGTGATTGCGTGGCACAGCATACCATTGTGGCCGGCGGCGAACAGGCCTGCGATCCGCACCATGAAGGCACGGGCCCATTGCCTGCGAACCGCAGCATTATTTTCGATGTGTTCCCTCGATCCGCCAATAGCCGGTATTTTGCCGACATGTCCCGCACGGTGATCCGTGGTGCCGCCAGTCCTGAACTCAAGCGGTTGTATCAGACCGTGAAGGATGCGCAGGAAGAAGCCATCACGAAGGTGAAGGACGGCGCCGACGGCATGAAGATTCATCAAGGGATCTGCGACCGATTTGAAAAGGCCGGGTATAAGACGGGGCTGGTCGACGGCCGGATGCAGGGCTATTTTCACGGGACCGGCCATGGCGTGGGGTTGGATATTCATGAAGCGCCCCGGATCAGCCGGACCGGCTCGCTCTTGCAGGAAGGCCATGTCGTGACCGTCGAGCCGGGGCTCTATTATCCCGGATTGGGCGCGGTGCGGATCGAAGATATGGTGCTGGTCACGAGCGACGGTTGCCGCAATTTGACCGATTTCCCGAAGGTCTTCGAGCTGGGCTGA
- a CDS encoding WYL domain-containing protein, whose protein sequence is MPRNDQAIRQLIVLSKLESSRQGLTLEQLAEGLDSSGTRHPRTVRRDLEAIESAGWPLVTERIDGRTRWKLFDGTRHAPALRFSPTELMALTLSRRLIAPLAGTALHASLQSALGKASAALPPDGLTLVQQLEDTFSVGLGPHKRYKQHRETVERITGAIANKKRLQMRYDSAARGRVTRREVDPYRLWFVSGGLYLIGYCHVRKEPRMFAVERIKSVTPTDRPYQIPLHFDFESFVEDSLTVMRGRRIEAELEFDKPTAAWVKDRVWHPSQRLTRLSRGRLRMALSIAETRELVGWVLSFGSGAKVISPDSLRNAVKKEASKIAALQ, encoded by the coding sequence ATGCCGCGAAACGACCAGGCCATTCGCCAACTGATCGTCCTTAGCAAGCTGGAGTCGTCCCGGCAGGGACTCACACTGGAACAGCTTGCCGAAGGGCTCGATTCCTCAGGGACCCGCCACCCGCGCACCGTGCGCCGGGATCTGGAAGCGATCGAATCAGCCGGATGGCCGCTGGTAACGGAGCGGATCGACGGCCGCACGCGCTGGAAATTGTTCGACGGGACGCGGCATGCCCCGGCGCTGCGGTTCTCGCCCACTGAACTCATGGCCCTCACCCTCAGCCGCCGGCTCATTGCCCCGCTCGCAGGCACCGCGCTGCATGCCTCCTTGCAGTCGGCGCTCGGCAAAGCCTCCGCCGCGCTGCCGCCGGACGGGCTCACTCTGGTTCAGCAACTCGAAGACACCTTCTCGGTCGGGCTCGGCCCGCACAAACGGTACAAACAGCACCGCGAGACCGTCGAGCGCATCACCGGCGCCATCGCGAATAAGAAGCGCCTTCAGATGCGCTACGACTCCGCCGCGCGGGGGCGCGTCACGCGACGCGAAGTCGACCCCTACCGGCTCTGGTTTGTCTCCGGCGGCCTGTATCTCATCGGCTATTGCCATGTCCGCAAAGAGCCGCGCATGTTTGCCGTCGAGCGCATCAAGTCCGTCACGCCTACCGACCGGCCCTATCAAATTCCACTGCATTTCGATTTTGAATCCTTCGTCGAAGACTCGCTCACCGTCATGCGCGGGCGGCGCATCGAGGCAGAGCTGGAGTTCGACAAGCCGACCGCCGCCTGGGTGAAAGACCGTGTATGGCATCCGAGCCAGCGGCTCACCCGCCTGAGCCGGGGGCGGCTGCGGATGGCCTTGTCCATCGCGGAGACGCGGGAACTGGTCGGGTGGGTGCTGAGCTTCGGGAGTGGAGCGAAGGTGATCAGCCCGGATTCGCTGCGGAACGCAGTCAAGAAAGAAGCCTCAAAGATTGCAGCACTCCAGTGA
- a CDS encoding vWA domain-containing protein, which yields MNDRQNGQQAAGPQPLYITLILDESGSMQSCKGAALAGFNHYLVTLRREPAETRFTLTLFNAGKTEVRYRAVPVSAVNDLDVETYRPQAGTPLYDAIGRTLSLATQEAPVEARRLCVILTDGRENASQEYSRKQVFDLIKHYEKQGWAFLYLGADHDIWAAGGDLGIAGDSRISFCRRTVDHTFDQLSQATANYRRGDGQPAADAFMPKETPPSPTPLSGDQEPPSWLK from the coding sequence ATGAACGACAGACAGAACGGGCAGCAGGCTGCGGGTCCTCAACCGCTCTACATCACGCTCATTCTCGACGAAAGCGGCTCGATGCAATCGTGCAAAGGCGCCGCCCTCGCCGGGTTCAATCACTACCTCGTCACACTCAGGCGGGAGCCGGCCGAGACGCGCTTCACCCTCACCCTCTTCAATGCCGGAAAAACAGAAGTGCGGTACCGGGCGGTGCCGGTGTCAGCCGTCAACGATCTGGATGTAGAAACCTATCGCCCTCAGGCCGGGACGCCGCTCTACGATGCCATCGGGCGCACGCTTTCTCTGGCAACGCAGGAAGCGCCGGTCGAGGCCAGGAGACTCTGCGTCATCCTGACCGACGGGCGGGAGAATGCTTCGCAGGAATACAGCCGGAAGCAGGTGTTCGATCTCATCAAGCACTATGAGAAACAGGGTTGGGCCTTTCTCTACCTCGGCGCCGACCACGATATCTGGGCCGCCGGTGGCGATCTCGGCATTGCGGGAGACAGCCGCATTTCCTTCTGCCGCCGGACGGTCGATCACACGTTCGATCAATTAAGCCAGGCGACTGCGAACTACCGCCGTGGTGACGGGCAGCCAGCGGCCGATGCGTTCATGCCCAAAGAGACGCCACCCTCGCCGACACCATTGTCCGGCGATCAGGAACCGCCTTCGTGGCTGAAGTGA
- a CDS encoding 2Fe-2S iron-sulfur cluster-binding protein, which yields MRLTITLQRFNPEQDAKPHDEQVRLDVRRGATVLDLLIRVKNELDGSLALRYSCRSAICGSCAMTINGGEKLACRTSVRKELERHGQLRIAPLQHLPVIKDLVVDMRPFWGKIRDITPWLSTSMAVPADRAAAHDPGSTGPGYHNVDACIMCGACVGACTVHAVSPGFAGPAALAKVDRFLSDPREPEKLKGARLAVLQEPNGMWDCTRCNYCVEVCPKDVKPMEAIIRLRRAALDRGLASTGGARHITAFVSIIEQQGRLNEAIMPLKVVGFDLSRFLRILPLGVRMFFKGKVPNPLAHRIPGLAQVRGIFQRARRPTA from the coding sequence ATGCGCCTTACGATCACTCTCCAACGATTCAATCCCGAACAGGATGCGAAGCCGCACGATGAACAGGTGCGCCTGGATGTGCGGCGCGGCGCAACCGTGCTCGACCTGCTGATCCGGGTCAAAAACGAGCTCGACGGCAGTCTGGCCTTACGGTATTCCTGCCGGTCGGCGATTTGCGGATCGTGTGCCATGACGATCAATGGCGGCGAGAAACTCGCTTGCCGCACGTCGGTCCGGAAGGAACTGGAACGGCACGGGCAGCTACGTATCGCTCCCCTACAGCACCTTCCGGTCATCAAAGATCTCGTCGTCGATATGCGTCCGTTCTGGGGCAAGATTCGCGACATTACGCCCTGGTTGTCGACGTCGATGGCCGTGCCAGCCGACCGCGCCGCCGCGCACGATCCGGGTTCAACGGGACCCGGTTATCACAATGTCGATGCCTGCATCATGTGCGGCGCCTGTGTGGGAGCCTGCACCGTGCATGCCGTGTCGCCCGGGTTTGCCGGACCGGCGGCGCTCGCCAAAGTCGATCGATTTCTGTCGGATCCGCGTGAGCCGGAGAAGCTGAAAGGGGCGCGGCTTGCCGTCCTGCAAGAGCCGAACGGGATGTGGGATTGCACGCGGTGCAATTACTGCGTGGAAGTCTGCCCGAAAGATGTGAAGCCGATGGAGGCGATCATCCGGCTGCGACGGGCTGCGCTCGACCGGGGATTGGCGTCAACGGGTGGCGCGCGCCACATCACCGCATTTGTCTCGATCATTGAACAGCAGGGGCGGCTGAACGAAGCGATCATGCCGCTTAAAGTTGTTGGCTTCGATCTGTCCCGCTTTCTCAGGATTCTTCCTCTCGGCGTCAGGATGTTCTTCAAAGGGAAGGTGCCCAATCCATTGGCGCACCGGATTCCAGGATTGGCGCAAGTGCGAGGGATCTTTCAGCGGGCTCGCCGTCCGACGGCGTGA